The following nucleotide sequence is from Bradyrhizobium roseum.
CGCCTTCGCGGGGACGACGAGCGAAAGTGGGGCGAGCTCTAGAGGCAGGGGATTTCCGTTCTCTTTATGTTTCGTTCATCCCCCTCTGGCGTTATCACTACGCCATGACACCCCCACCGATTCGCCAACCCGTCCGGATCATCGGCATCGACCCCGGCCTGCGCCGCACCGGCTGGGGCGTGATCGAGACCGAGGGCAACCGCCTCGTGTTCATCGGCTGCGGCTCTGTGGAGCCGCCGGACGATCTGCCGCTGGCCAGCCGCCTGCTGGCGATCCATGAGGGGCTTGCCGCCGTGCTCGGCGATTTCCGCCCGGCGGAGGCCGCGGTCGAGCAGACTTTTGTCAACAAGGACGGCGTCGCCACGCTGAAACTCGGCCAGGCCCGCGGGGTTGCCATGCTGGCGCCCGCGATGTTCGGGATATCGGTTGCCGAATACGCGCCCAACCAGGTGAAGAAGACGGTGGTCGGCGCCGGCCACGCCGACAAGAACCAGATCGCCGTCATGCTGAAGATCCTGCTGCCGAAGGCAGACCCGAAATCCGCCGATGCCGCCGATGCGCTGGCGATCGCCATCACGCACGCCCATCATCGCGGAGGCATAGCGCTTCGGCTGAAGGTGGCGAGCCTATGATCGGCAAGCTCAAAGGCCTGATCGATTCCTACGGCGAGGACTATGTGATCCTCGATGTCGGCGGAGTCGGCTATCAGGTGCATTGCTCGTCGCGAACGCTGCAGGCGCTGCCGTCGTCCGGCGAGGCCGCCGTGCTCTCGATCGAGACGTACGTGCGCGAGGACCAGATCAAGCTGTTCGGCTTCCGCACGGATACCGAGCGTGAATGGTTTCGCCTGCTGCAGACCGTGCAGGGTGTCGGCGCCAAGGTCGCGCTTGCCGTGCTCTCGACGCTGCCGCCGGCCGAACTTGCGAACGCGATTGCGCTGCGCGACAAGGCCGCGGTATCGCGGACGCCCGGGGTCGGCCCGAAAGTCGCCGAGCGCATCGTGAGCGAATTGAAGGACAAGGCGCCGGCCTTCGCCAATGTCGATCCGGCCGTGGTGCATCTCGCCGGCGCGCTCGACGACCAGCGCGCGCCGCGCCCCGTGACGGA
It contains:
- the ruvC gene encoding crossover junction endodeoxyribonuclease RuvC codes for the protein MTPPPIRQPVRIIGIDPGLRRTGWGVIETEGNRLVFIGCGSVEPPDDLPLASRLLAIHEGLAAVLGDFRPAEAAVEQTFVNKDGVATLKLGQARGVAMLAPAMFGISVAEYAPNQVKKTVVGAGHADKNQIAVMLKILLPKADPKSADAADALAIAITHAHHRGGIALRLKVASL
- the ruvA gene encoding Holliday junction branch migration protein RuvA, which produces MIGKLKGLIDSYGEDYVILDVGGVGYQVHCSSRTLQALPSSGEAAVLSIETYVREDQIKLFGFRTDTEREWFRLLQTVQGVGAKVALAVLSTLPPAELANAIALRDKAAVSRTPGVGPKVAERIVSELKDKAPAFANVDPAVVHLAGALDDQRAPRPVTDAISALVNLGYGQPQAAAAIAAASRSAGEKAETAQLIRLGLKELSK